The Dermacentor variabilis isolate Ectoservices unplaced genomic scaffold, ASM5094787v1 scaffold_12, whole genome shotgun sequence sequence AGAATCCCTTTATTGGTAGAACACACTTGACAAACACTGACCTGTTGCTTTAGAGATTCATTTTCTTCTTGCAAGAACTGCATCTTGTTCATGTCTTCATCATAGCTCAGGAGTGTTGGCAATGCTaagcatatacatatatataaaaaaggaaaTCAATGTGATTATACAAAAAGTTTCTCTAGGCAAATATTATCAGCTTAAGCGAAATCTAGGGCCGTGTTCTAGATTGATCAATTTTGGGTTGGTATCGCTTTCAATGCATGCCGATTGGATAAACGAGCAGCCTGTCGATTCAATACTGCTTCATGCCAGACACCACGTCACATAAATGTTAAAGGGTCCCCAAAGTGATCAATCAAAAATATAGCCCCAGGTATCTATTCCAATGACATGGCATAAGAATGAGTGTACAAAATTAATATTACTATGCAGTCTTAATTGAACTGTGCATATTAATGCTCTTCGATGTATATTGTACTTCAAACTGTTTTGATCTCCTACAATAGTGGTAGGCCAAAAGAATTTTGCAGAACAAGTTTTAAAATGCTTACAAAAGCAGTTACCACAATGAAGCAGCAGCATGTGCAGCAATCAAGTCATGTCCTTACTTATTTAGCCTATGGGTTTTGAAGTAAAGGGAAATCTTGCAACGAAACCCAGGTTTACAAATATTCACAACTAGTTAGCATGAAATAAAACAAGTATAATAAAGTAATTAACAGTGGGcaaacaagggaagcctcaggcTGGAACCAATGTTTCAACAAGGAGTCTTGTCTTCATCTGCATAATAAAGTAATGAAGTATATAATAATTTACAGACAATCATCAAGTTACTTATAACTTATTCACATTATTACTTTATTATGTACCATAAGTAATATTAATGGGttcctgaaacgattttgacaattttgtacaaacgttccgaatcgttagagtaggtccttctgatcattaattgatgcatctaagtgctctgcatgtaatttattatgaaGTTTTAAAAAtctacatcgctgccgatcgcagcacaccgcTCGGATGAATTTTCAGCCGTCCCTAACCATTTGACGTAAGTTGCCCTAATGACGCCAGTAGggcaagctatccgattggctgacgagttgaggagaaaatgcatgaccatggaggagggtaacttgtaatcgtccataACTTTCTTAACATGAGACTCTTCACAGAAATTGTGGTGCAAaagattaactttagctgtaccctgcatgtctacaaaatttgtccgaaccgtttcaggggccctttaaagtagGCAACATAGAATATTTGTCAAGTTCCTGCAGCCTTAGGAATTTGTCCATTTCCCATACTCCGAAGTGGAAACACAAAGTAGACATAACTCTACATTTATGTTAGAGGCATCATAAACAGAAAAAAGTTTGTGTAAGCAAATTACACAAAACCGTTAACAGTACACTCACCCATGCTTTGATATACAACACTCAGGAAGTTTCTTAAGGAGATTATCATCATTTCTTGCCACTGGCGCGTGAAGTAGACTTGAAAATTTGGGTTGTCTTCCACACACTTTAAAAATGgaagtgctgaaaaaaaaatgcaatggctaaAATATTTTAATATAACAAGATTTACTATGGCTGCCAAATGTAATACAACAGGGCTTTGCTCTCCACCTGTGCTCCCACTAAATTATGTTATGAGTAACGTTCAAGCACATTAGACCAGAAAACTGCCAAGACAGATATGGGTACCTATTTATTGTCTCGCACCGACAATGCACACCTATCACTTTGCACACACCTATGGTATTCTGTGCCTTCACGTTGGGCTGCATTATTACATGGCATAGCACTTCAGGGCTCTCAGCAATATTACCATAACTTAGCACTTTATAGCCCTTTTGAATTTTGCCTTAACTTCTAAGGTGCACTTCTGACGAATATGCTGCAGGTCGAACCGAAAAAGTTATTAAGCAGAGCGCTCAAGAGAACTTCTTGCCACAGAAATGCAGCTAGGATAATCTGCAAAACTTTCTGCATCAACATAATGTGCAAAAAAGTTCAATCGTGACATGCTCAGCTCTCTACTGGCATCTCGACTTGATAAAAATGCCAGGGACAGGGACAAATTGTCTGTGTCTTCATGTGTCTTTCTTCACTTGTCCCAGTCTCTCGCGCTGTTCTTATTTTAACATGAACTACAACATGCCCAAGTCTTTATCCTTCATTGAAGATTCGGCACAAGCAAGGACAGGAGCCTCAACCAACTATCCAGCCATATGGCCTGTTTGGAACATAACCAATCATAGCAAAGGCACTCAACAGAGCAAATGCTCATTTTCACTCTTCTTTGTAAGAGTGAACAAGGAGACAAGCTTTGCTAActgtagcaaaaaaaagaaaaactttgaaTTACAGTGTGCATTAAGTACTTGCAGTAATAAATCAGAAATTCAAGCAAAGTTAAAAAGTTCATACTGAAAAGAAAGAGTGCAAGGCTCACCGAGACAACTGTAAATGAGAGACAGATGACAGGCCAGAATTTACAGCTTATTCTGCAGCCCTCAGAGGCCGCAAATGCAATTCTCACTTAATGCACAGAAGTCATGGCTGCGACACTAACTACTATAAACTGAGGCCAGAATCGCACGCATACTGCAAACACTTATGGAATTAATTTTAGAGATAAGAATAAAAGAGCAAGCTTGCAATTTTCAACTCGGTGGAAGGAAGCAGATCAGTATTGCTGCTCAGGCAATATAGCCTGAGCAGTAGTTCAAAGTCCAAGTAAGTATCTACCTTTGTTGAAATGCAGTGTCTAAGTTCTTGCAATCACCTTAACACAACAGCTCATCTCAAGAATGCATTGCTGAATATTGCATACTATGCAAAAAGAGGCTACACACCAAACCACTCTTTCCATTCAGCCTGGAAATGTAGTTCAGGAGCCATTTTATCGAAGAACTCCGTAAGCTTGTCCTGCCGGCTGTTGGTGACACATGCAACAACATACATGCGCAGCAGGGCCATCTCCAACTTCCGCACAGTGGGAATAAAAGACTGCTCAAGTCGTCGAAAAATGTGGCTGTCTAAGTGGCTCCAGGTGTCTCGCAGACCTACCAAGTCCATGGATTCTATGCAGGCGCTCAAGTGTTCCACTACGCGATCAGGCTGCAAAGAACAAACACACACTGCATGTGCCAGCCCCAAGCATATCTGGGACACATAAGGAATGGTTTGAAGAACACTGAGGAAGAGTACATGTTTAATAAAATGCTACAAAATCTACTGGTCTTACAGCTGATCAACACTGCTACTTGTTTATACAAATAGCTTCTGCCATTCCTGGAATGAGTGTAGTAAATCAAGTACCTTGAGACCGTAACAAAACAAAAACCTTCCTGCAAAGAAATTTATGCACAAGGCTTTCCGCAGAAGTAGAGAATATACAAAGTAAAAACAATCCAACTTGTCATCAAATGAACTGTACTAACTTCGGAAGTTAGACTGTACAACAACGGATTAATTAATGACAAATAGGTTAAGGCTTACACCATGGTACTGCTGTAGCCAGCTACCACAGTACAAATCGGGCTGCGAGGTGCGAAATTTCAACGTAGTACAAAAAATCCATCGCCCCTCATAAATATCTATTGCTGACCATGACAGTTGATAACTGTCGCGGTTCGATTTAGATACTTTGCCAATAAAAACAGGAATTCAAATTGGACTCAAGGTTGCTTTTCTGGCATATGTTATACCACTCATGATAGCATTCAAGCTCACTGCCACAGCACCACCAGTATGAATCACTGCCCAAAGACAAGGAGTGCTATGCTTGCAAATAGACAATACAAAATATACACCATACCAATGTGAATGGCAACAGAATGACATGACCTCCGATGCTTAAGAACAATGCAGTTTCAATTAAATGCCAGAAAATACATATGCCCCAGCACACCATGCAGCAGTACAGAATCTGAGCTGTAATGCTACACAATACTATGGTAGAAATAGTAATAGTCGGCACAGGTACACAAAACAAGCTGGTCATACAGCTGGTAGCAAATTGGAAGTCACATGAAATGAATTTTTTTAACGTACACATAGTAGCAGCACCTAAAAGCATGTACTTGTGCTTATAAAATGCGCCACACTCATTCCACAAGCACATACATGCTATATTTTTCACAATTACAGTTACCAATGCAACAGCTCTGGCAGGCCACTTATCCTGCTGCAACATGTGAAACATTATTACCTTAGTGCAACTGCAACCACACACACAAAGCTGCAGTTCTGTGCATACACACTGGCCCAAATAAGATAACTGTACCATGTCATCAGAAATGCAACCTGTTCTATCCAATTTTCTTGTATATGACAACCTTCTATGAAGGAGCGGAGTCAAAACTGCCTATGCATACTGAATATCTTGGAACATAATATTACCACAAACATGAAagtaatggagaaacaagaagtggggcttttttgtcttctgtatatttaTTACAAAACTGTAGACCTCAGTAGAGAAACTTCCAAGTGCAGATCACTCCAGCTCAACAAGCAGCTGGCCCTCATCAACAGTCTGGCCTGGCTTGACAAACACACCTTTGATTTTGCCCATGGCAGCAGACACCAAGCTATTTTGCATCTTCATTGCTTCGATGACACACACTTCTTGTTGTTCAGCCACCATATCCCCAACTTTGACAGTCACGTGCTTAACCACACCAGGCATTGGTGCCTCCACAATCTTGCTTGTATCTGCCTTTGGCTTCTCAGGCATCATGCTCAGAAAATTGGCCGCCTCTTGCATAAGCACTTTTGCACTCAACGATGTGCCCTCAAAGGAAATCTTGAAGTTTCCCGAGTAGTCACGCTGAAGAAGCTGCAAGGTGTACTCATCACCACTAACGACAGCTTTGACAAGAGGCAGGGAAAGGTTAGCAGGCAAAATGACAGTGAACTTGTCATCCTTAACCTGAACAGAGTAAGTGCTGTTGCCTTCATGGCTGAGAGTGACAGAGGTCTTTTTGCCATTTACAATTACTTCGACATGCCAGCGAGCAAATGTCTCTTCAGTTGCCACCTTATGTCCATTTACAAACTCACGAGCATGTAGTTCATCCTGTAAAAATATAGCTGCTGCCAAGCTAGAAAAGTGAGTGTActctttttcagacaattctttGCCCTTGAAACCATCAGGATATATCCGTGGCAGGAACCCAGTGTCAATATCACCTTTGATAAAATGAGGCTCTGAAAGAACTGCCCTCAGCAAACTTATATTATGAGTGACACCTCGGATGACATAAGCATCCAATGCCTTCAGCATTGTGAGCCTTGCAGCCTCTCTGTTGTCCCCGTATGTAACCAATTTACAAATCATCGGATCATAGTAAATGCTTATTTCACTGCCTTCAACAATGCCACTGTCACAGCGCACATTCGGAATGTGGTCTGGCTCAATGTACTGGTAGAGTCGCCCTATTGAGGGCAGGCCAAAATGCTTGAAAGGATCTTCTGCATAAACTCGGCACTCGAATGACCAGCCCCGGAGAGGAATGTCCTTTTGAGAAATGCGAAGTGGATGGCCCTTGGCAACTCTGATCATCTGATGCACAATGTCCACGCCTGTCACACACTCCGTAATAGGGTGCTCCACCTGAAGACGAGTGTTCATTTCAAGAAAATAGAAGTTCTTCTTTGAATCTACAAGAAACTCGACTGTACCTGCAGAGTCGTATCCCACAGCCAGCGCCAGTGACACCGCTTGCTCACCCATGGCCTTGCGTGTCTCGGGGTCCAAGAACGTACTCGGACACTCTTCGATAACCTTTTGGTTCCTTCGTTGGATGGAACATTCTCGTTCATTCAGGTACACAGCGTTCCCGTGCTTGTCACACATCAACTGCACCTCAATGTGGCGCGGCTTGTCGATGAACTTTTCCACCAGCAGTCTGTCATCCCCAAAACTTGACTTCGCTTCCTCAGACGAGAAGCGaaatccgtccatagcctccttGTCATTCCAGGCGATACGCATACCTTTGCCACCACCGCCAGCTGATGCCTTAATCATGACTGGATAGCCAATACTTTGCGCTATTTTCACGCACTCCTCCGGCGTCTTCACAACGCCGTCAAATCCAGGGATACAATTCACTTTAGCGGCATTTGCTATGCGCTTGCTTTCAATCTTGTCGCCCATCATGTGAATGGCTTTGGAATTGGGGCCAATGAATGTGACGCCAACCTCAGTAAGTTGTGCGGCAAAGTCCATGTTTTCGGACAGAAAACCATATCCAGGATGAACTGCATCGGCTCCGGACCTCTTGACTGCGTCAAGTATGGCGTCAACACGCAGGTAGCTCTGACTGGTCGGTGCAGGCCCAATGCAGTACGCTTCGTCGGCGAGCTTCACATGCAAGTTACGTGAATCTACGTCGCTGTGCACGGCCACCGTCTTAATTCCCATCAGCTTACAAGTGCGAATAACTCGGCAGGCTATCTCGCCTCGGTTAGCGATGAGGATTTTCTTGAACTTATCCTCTTTTGGGTCTATCGGATCCGTCGTGTAAATTGATGTCCATGACTGATTTCTCACCAAAGGCGCGCAAAAACGCAGTCTGTGCCTCGAAACCAACGACAGCAAATTTGGCGTTACACAGCAGGGAGCCATATTGCCGTCTACAGCTTCGCTGACGAACTACGCGAGCCTGGCCGAGCATGCAGCCTCACAACAAACCGGATTAGCTAACCGCGCATGCGCGCCAGcgtggcaaccactgcacgaacatgAGACATGAAAACGCCCCCATATGttcccgctttttagcacctCTTAAGTTTTCAATAACGCTTTTCGAAGTGCACCACAACTGGCCAACGTGACGGCACGGCTAATTCACGACCATGTGTCCCCGTGAAAACAACTGAGACCGGTATCGAAGGCTTAACGCATGCAGAACAGTTACTTACTCGGAAACCTTTGTCTTTGTCTGCCTTCACTTCGGAGTCAAATGCTTTAAGGGATGCAAAAAAACCACGATAGCGCAAATAATCCCGGACTAAGTCATCTGCGAATTGTGACGCCGCCATAGCAGAACACACACAAGCATAGGACAACGCACGACTGCTGGGTACAACGCGAAATGCAGTGCGTGTACTGGCTGTGCGTCGACATATGAACAGTCTACAGTTACGCGGCGACACGTGAGTTCATGAAAGGCGAACTGAGTTTCCGAACGCACACAATACGCCCCAGACAAGGCAATCGATATTTGTACTCAGGAGAAATATATTCCTCCCTACTCACGTTACGTTTCTCTTTCCTTTATTCTAAATGTAGCATGTACGCAGCGTAATCACTACGATAGGGTGCGCGTCCACCTATAAGAGATAATtaatttgttattgttttttctacgTCAAAAATAATGCGTTGAGCGATATAACTTGCAGAGATAACGCAGTGTgcgaaaattcagttttgtcaCTGCTCAACAGAGGTCGTGAAAGGCGCGCCaacgttattattattttgtttggTGTTGCGGTTGTGCGCGTGCTACCAGCGTTTTGAATTGCAACTGTTGTAATGTTGTATGTCATTCCGATATCTTGCAATGTTTGGTTTTAAAACAAATATTTGTGTGAGCGACTTGTGGGCTGTCCCGGCACATTCACTTAAGCCGATAAAGCAAAAGTATAgcgcctacactctaagaacagtttacacccgttggcttgccccttctgccacacaaaaataatcgtcatctgccttgatgcgtttcctttctttatcgctgcaagcccggaactttccagtgacgaacggcacgcgcgttatcagaaggggcactccaaagggtgtaaactgttttatgctgataacgcgcgtgccattcgttactggaaagttctgggctcgcagcgataaagaaaggaaacgcatcaaggcaaatgacgattatttttgtgtggcagaaggggcaagccaaagggtgtaaactgttcttagagtgtagaagcTTCCTTCCAGGCACTATAGCAAAAGGCTGCTCCAAAGGCGTAACAAGCATACGTACTAGAGTGTACAGTATACCTACAAATGTGCGCacctacaaaaataaaaaataacaatgaaaagaagggaaaaaaaataaacgacaaGCTGCAGCACGCAACATTATCTTGTAGAAAAACCAGTCGTAATCGGAAAGTTCTCGTTTTCACAAGATTACAGCAAGACTTTGTCAGTCTCCATTCTATGGTCTCCACAACATGGCGCCACAAGCTCCACACGCTTAAGGTTACTGAGGCTGAGCGACTTTATACACGCTCAAATCTCCAAGCATGTCTCCAAGCGCATTTCGTCCACCTCGCGCCATTGTTTATACAAGTTGGTACAAGCCAAGTTTCCGAACTCCTCGCCTCGCCTATGCGCCCTTTAATAataacttctctccaccttgcgggtttccgcagaactattacgcgcAGCAACTGGTCCGATGCAGTTCCCACCACCGAAGCGCTGCCGTCGACCTTGGCGCCAAGCATGCCAGCGTCGTCTGCTGTAGCCTGGCCCGGTTATGGTTGTTTGTCGCGGCGCTGGGCATTAGTGCTCGCTGAATAAAGCAGCGGTCTTGCTCAACATCTTTTTACTCTCTTATATACGAAGAACATAACTGGGAGGATAGGTACACGAGCTGTCTCTTGTTGAAGTCTGAATAAATACGGTGTGTCCTGTAAGTGTCCTCATTTTAAGTGAAAGCCGTTTCCGGAAGAGATATTCGACGCGCCGAGCATGAATTGTGTGATGCGGATAAACACTTCACCTTGCCATGACATGAGGTAGTGAAATTTGGGCGGCTTTTATAGCAGCGTAGTTACACACGACTGCGCACCGAAAGCGTTACATCGTCGCTATCCACACGCGGAAGAGCTTCAGTGCAGTTCAAGAGCTCCAAGCTTGCATATTTCTCATATACGTCCGTTTACAGATGTCGATATGAATGCAGCATTTTGTCAACTTACATACATGCCTATAAGCAGCAGTTTCTGTTCAAAACACGACATTGATTTAAAGGAATGAACGCTCACTCGAGCCGAACTGTTGTGCTGTTCAGACGTCAGTCAGCGATTTCCAAGTGGAGGAGTTTTGCTTTTTGTTGTCGAAATTTGAAGGCTGATACATGTGCCAGATCTTCTTGTTGCACTCACCTATCGCAAAATACGGTAAACGTTAACCCGTGATATTATTGCGCGTCAAATATTTTATACGTCACGttaatgttctttctttctctctgatgTTATTTAAGCTAAGTATAATATTCCGAAGGTGGGGGGTGACTCTTGCGGATATTTTCCGGACGGTCCACAATGTACAACGCAAAGGGCCTCGACCGCCGGCAACGTGCACGAGGACAAGGCACACACAGTGAAAAAATAAAATCGGCTACCAGCACAAGAAGCAGATCAAGCACCCGGCTGCAGCGTGCACACGTCAACAGAGCAGCGCCGCTCACTTGACACAAAGCTCGACTGCAGCGCCCTCACAGCCCCTAGAACAAGTCACGCCAGGCTCGAGAGGAGAAGTTGGAGAACTGAAAAAGTATCCAAAGGTTGGTGCAAGCCGCTAACGTGCGAGGCGCGGCGCTCGTGCGCTGTCAGGCGGTTTTTATTTCGTAGTAGTCATCTGGCCACCCTGTTGTACAGGAAGTGATGTCTAAAGCGGCTGTGATGTCAAGATGCACGAACACGCCTGGTGGCGCCGTTGGCGACGCGACTCGCGAGTGTTTTCCTAATAATGGCAGGGATGTCGGTGATGTCTTCGTGAAGTGGTGAGGTGTCTCGACTGTTGCGAGGCGCGATGTGGGTACGGTTGAAGGCATCCTGGAACAATAAGTTCGTCGTGCTTTTGACGGTGTTGGACTTCGCCGTATGTGCTGTGCCGGCTGAGAAAACGGCAGGTGAGCCACTGTGCTTTTTCATCACTCTTCGCGCACCGTCGAGAGCATCGCTACGAGCCCCGATCGACAAGAATGTTCGGACATTTGAAACGTCTAAGTACTTATCATTGTTGCACTTGCTTGTGCAGCAACGGTAGTGGTATAGCATAGTTGCGCtggggaaaaagaaaactttgtttCGCTTCTTATCCATAAGTAACGTGATTTTACCGTGTAACTCCTATACCAAGAAAGAGCGGTCCCTCTTCCCAGCTGCTAACCATCCTCACTGTCAAGTGAACCCTTGTCATTGGTCGCTTGGAAGCAGCTGCTTTTTGTATTCGTTTTTAGTATGCTTTGTTATTATTGCCTACTTAAGCTGCTGCGAAACTACAACCTGTGTGACCATGACTCCACTGAATGTTGCGTTATGATATGTCAAGTATAACGTGTGCATGTTTCAAAGCGAAAACTGAAGCTCCCATATCACTTTCCATGGTGAAGTGAATGAAAGGAACGATAATTTTCCGTCGGGAACCTCCTTCGTGACATCATAGCTTGAGTGGGGTATTTTGCAGAATGCAATTCCATATTGCGCAAATACCCTTACTCGATGTAGCTAAAAGCCTTGCAACGTAAGTAAATATGCGTTACGTACGTTGTAACATTGGATTTTGCTGTTGAAAGTATTACTATTTCGTTGCCGTGTCTTGGAGACAGTATCTAATTAAAATGTAGAACATATATCAGCGCATACGGTGCTAGTACGGCTTCGCATTCCTTCTGTTTTGCGCAACGCGGTTCTTGTGCAAACTTGAGGTGCTTGTGATGCGAAGATACCCGCTGATGTGCTCGCATTCTACCAGCGTACATCATTTGGCAAAACTAAGGTGCATGGTATGTGCGGCCACCACTTTCTAACATTGCCGGTATGCGCAGCCAGCCGCCAGCGACGACAAGGTGTGCGGTAACTGGGAAATCTGTCGATTGTTTCGTCGCGGCACCTTTTGTATCGCGAGATTTATTGTGCGCGCACGGAacggagaaaaaaatggaaagcCGATAGCAACTCTAGTATCGACGGCGTCTGTCATGCGTGGCACGACGGA is a genomic window containing:
- the LOC142565917 gene encoding propionyl-CoA carboxylase alpha chain, mitochondrial-like, giving the protein MAPCCVTPNLLSLVSRHRLRFCAPLVRNQSWTSIYTTDPIDPKEDKFKKILIANRGEIACRVIRTCKLMGIKTVAVHSDVDSRNLHVKLADEAYCIGPAPTSQSYLRVDAILDAVKRSGADAVHPGYGFLSENMDFAAQLTEVGVTFIGPNSKAIHMMGDKIESKRIANAAKVNCIPGFDGVVKTPEECVKIAQSIGYPVMIKASAGGGGKGMRIAWNDKEAMDGFRFSSEEAKSSFGDDRLLVEKFIDKPRHIEVQLMCDKHGNAVYLNERECSIQRRNQKVIEECPSTFLDPETRKAMGEQAVSLALAVGYDSAGTVEFLVDSKKNFYFLEMNTRLQVEHPITECVTGVDIVHQMIRVAKGHPLRISQKDIPLRGWSFECRVYAEDPFKHFGLPSIGRLYQYIEPDHIPNVRCDSGIVEGSEISIYYDPMICKLVTYGDNREAARLTMLKALDAYVIRGVTHNISLLRAVLSEPHFIKGDIDTGFLPRIYPDGFKGKELSEKEYTHFSSLAAAIFLQDELHAREFVNGHKVATEETFARWHVEVIVNGKKTSVTLSHEGNSTYSVQVKDDKFTVILPANLSLPLVKAVVSGDEYTLQLLQRDYSGNFKISFEGTSLSAKVLMQEAANFLSMMPEKPKADTSKIVEAPMPGVVKHVTVKVGDMVAEQQEVCVIEAMKMQNSLVSAAMGKIKGVFVKPGQTVDEGQLLVELE